One genomic region from Anguilla rostrata isolate EN2019 chromosome 2, ASM1855537v3, whole genome shotgun sequence encodes:
- the csf3a gene encoding LOW QUALITY PROTEIN: colony stimulating factor 3 (granulocyte) a (The sequence of the model RefSeq protein was modified relative to this genomic sequence to represent the inferred CDS: inserted 1 base in 1 codon): MNVYTFSLHCYLVGAVLAAPLTEFSLKDGALMERPDFLRAVEHSQSLVNKILKDIPDTHKSCVSSKSLTLHPTLQPISEPSNLQFMEDSLKIPRAPVLKGLSDEFTLEMCLKRISEGLQMYQDVLSTLHNRVSNPEKMKGMHADVRDLLAQITKMQELCRFETGAKYGGSGLASRLSGDFEVQVAAHLSLLQLQDFGRDVFRSLRNMTRXRARPGRVGPGLPVRSQKRNK; the protein is encoded by the exons ATGAACGTTTACA CCTTTTCCCTGCACTGTTATCTGGTCGGAGCAGTCCTTGCCGCCCCACTAACGGAGTTCTCACTTAAAGACGGAGCACTTATGGAACGCCCCGATTTTCTCCGTGCTGTTGAACACAGTCAGAGTTTGGTCAACAAGATCCTGAAAGACATACCCGACACGCACAAGTCCTGCGTCAGTTCTAAG AGTCTGACTCTTCACCCGACTCTTCAACCAATCAGTGAGCCCAGTAACCTGCAGTTTATGGAGGATTCCCTGAAGATCCCCCGAGCCCCTGTACTGAAGGGCCTGTCTGATGAGTTCACGCTG GAAATGTGTCTGAAGCGCATTTCAGAAGGGCTACAGATGTACCAGGATGTGCTAAGTACCCTCCACAATCGAGTGTCCAACCCAGAGAAGATGAAAGGGATGCACGCTGACGTCAGAGACTTGCTGGCCCAGATCACAAAG ATGCAGGAACTGTGCCGGTTCGAGACCGGGGCGAAGTACGGGGGCTCCGGCCTGGCCTCCCGCCTCAGCGGGGACTTCGAGGTGCAGGTGGCCGcccacctctccctcctgcagctgcaggactTCGGCCGGGACGTCTTCCGCAGCCTGCGCAACATGACCC GAAGAGCCAGACCTGGACGAGTAGGCCCCGGGCTGCCTGTGCGGTCGCAGAAGCGTAATaaatag
- the med24 gene encoding mediator of RNA polymerase II transcription subunit 24 isoform X1: MKVVNLKQAILHAWKERWSDYQWAINIKKNFPKGAKWDYLNLAEALLEQAMIGPSPNPLILSYLKYAISSQMVSYSSVLTAVSKFDDFSRELCVKSLLELMDMFSHQLSCHGKAEECMGLCRALLGVAVWLLQGCAWYAKRLREQGEAGGAGEASLRACQERLESLLLSTKNRALIHIARLEEQASWSSVEQAVSRVSENLGGLSNQTLRSKLEECLSLVKSIPQMLTVQSDPPLHTSFPSVHAFIMLEGTMNLTGETQPLVEQLMMIKRMQRIPAPLFVLEIWKACFTGLIESPEGTEELKWTAFTFLKIPQVLLRLKKYPQGEKVQDFMEDVNVAFEYLLKLTPLLDKADQRCNCDCLSLLLQECNKLGLLSEANTANLTAKREYAPRLKTAENANIQPNPGLILRAEPTVTNILKTVDADHSKSPEGLLGVLGHMLSGKSLDLLLAAAAATGKLKSFARKFIKLNEFPKHITGEGSKSASVRALLFDISFLMLCHVVQTYGSEVILSDPSPSGETPFFETWLQTCMPEEGKTLNPDHPCFRPESGKVESLVALLNNSSEMKLVQMKWHEICLSTPAAILEVLNAWENGVLSVESVQKITDNIKGKVCSMAICAVAWLVAHVRMLGLDERDKPQTMIRQLMTPLYGENTLQFYNERVVIMSSILEHMCADVFQQTGVALRPPVEGQEPVPYRNLLPAREPIREALGKQFRAVLRKAWVDSRALHLFESLLHMGGVFWFTNNLVKELLKETRQEWAMRAVELLYSIFCLDTQQITLTLLGHILPNLLTDSAHWHSLADPPGKALAKLSVWCALSSYSSHHKGQASARQRKRQREDIEDYSSLFPLDDTQPSKLMRLLSSNEDEPVVLSSPGDRTMSSSLSASQLHTVNMRDPLNRVLANLFLLISSILGSKTAGPHTQFVQSFMEECVECLEQGTRGSILQFMPFTMVSELVKLPALAKPKVVLAITDLTLPLGRRVAAKAIAAL, from the exons ATGGTGTCGTATTCAAGTGTGCTGACGGCAGTAAGTAAG TTTGACGACTTCTCCCGGGAGCTGTGCGTCAAGTCCCTGCTGGAACTGATGGACATGTTCTCCCACCAGCTCAG CTGCCACGGGAAGGCGGAGGAGTGCATGGGGCTGTGCCGCGCCCTGCTGGGCGTGGCCGTCTGGCTGCTGCAGGGCTGCGCCTGGTACGCCAAGCGGCTGCGGGAGCAGGGCGAGGCCGGGGGCGCGGGCGAGGCCAGCCTCCGGGCCTGCCAGGAGCGCCTGGAGAGCCTGCTGCTCAGCACCAAGAACAGGGCCCTCATCCACATCGCCCGCCTGGAGGAGCAGG CTTCTTGGTCCAGCGTAGAGCAAGCTGTGTCCAGAGTGTCAGAGAACCTCGGCGGTCTGTCCAATCAGACACTCAGAAGCAAGCTGGAGGAGTGCCTGTCATTGGTGAAGAG TATCCCCCAGATGCTGACAGTGCAGTCCGACCCTCCCTTGCACACCTCCTTCCCTTCCGTCCACGCCTTCATCATGCTGGAAGGTACCATGAACCTGACTGGGGAGACGCAGCCGCTGGTGGAGCAGCTGATGATGATCAAAAGGATGCAG CGCATCCCAGCCCCCCTGTTTGTGCTGGAGATCTGGAAGGCCTGCTTCACCGGGCTGATCGAGTCTCCGGAGGGCACGGAGGAGCTCAAGTGGACCGCCTTCACCTTCCTTAAG ATTCCCCAAGTCCTCCTCAGACTGAAGAAGTATCCCCAGGGAGAGAAGGTACAG GACTTCATGGAGGACGTGAACGTGGCCTTTGAGTACCTTCTCAAACTCACGCCCCTGCTGGACAAGGCCGACCAGAGGTGCAA CTGCGACTGTCTCAGCCTGCTGCTCCAGGAGTGCAACAAGCTGGGTCTGCTGTCGGAGGCCAACACCGCCAACCTCACCGCCAAACG GGAGTACGCCCCACGTCTGAAGACAGCCGAAAACGCAAACATTCAGCCCAACCCGGGGCTCATCCTGCGGGCGGAACCCACCGTCACCAACATCCTGAAG ACCGTGGACGCGGATCACTCCAAGTCCCcggaggggctgctgggagttCTGGGACACATGCTGTCCGGGAAGAGCCTGGATCTCCTgctggccgccgccgcggcgacggGGAAGCTCAAGTCCTTCGCCAGGAAGTTCATCAA GCTCAATGAGTTTCCCAAGCACATCACCGGTGAAGGAT CCAAGTCGGCCTCGGTTCGGGCCCTGCTGTTCGACATATCCTTCCTGATGCTCTGCCACGTGGTGCAGACCTACGGGTCTGAG GTGATCCTGTCTGACCCCAGCCCTTCTGGGGAGACGCCCTTCTTCGAGACCTGGCTCCAGACCTGCATGCCGGAGGAGGGGAAGACCCTGAACCCGGACCACCCCTGCTTCAGGCCCGAGTCCGGCAAGGTGGAGAGCCTGGTGGCCCTGCTCAACAACTCCTCCGAGATGAAGCTTGT TCAGATGAAGTGGCATGAGATTTGCCTCAGCACGCCGGCGGCCATCTTGGAGGTGCTGAACGCCTGGGAGAACGGGGTGCTTTCGGTGGAGTCGGTGCAG AAGATCACGGACAACATCAAGGGGAAGGTGTGCAGCATGGCCATCTGCGCGGTGGCCTGGCTGGTGGCCCACGTGCGCATGCTGGGCCTGGACGAGCGGGACAAGCCCCAGACCATGATCCGCCAGCTGATGACGCCGCTCTACGGGGAGAACACGCTGCAGTTCTACAACGAGCG ggtgGTGATCATGAGCTCCATCCTGGAGCACATGTGCGCCGACGTCTTCCAGCAGACGGGCGTGGCGCTGCGGCCGCCCGTGGAGGGCCAGGAGCCCGTCCCGTACCGGAACCTGCTGCCGGCGCGCGAGCCCATCCGGGAGGCGCTGGGGAAGCAGTTCCGGGCCGTCCTGCGCAAGGCCTGGGTGGACAGCCGGGCCCTGCACCTCTTCGAGAGCCTGCTCCACATGGGCGGGGTCTTCTGGTTCACCAACAACCTGGTCAAG gagctgctgaaggagACGCGTCAGGAGTGGGCGATGCGGGCGGTGGAGCTGCTCTACAGCATCTTCTGCCTGGACACCCAGCAGATCACCCTCACCCTGCTGGGCCACATCCTGCCCAACCTGCTGACCGACTCGGCGCACTGGCACAGCCTGGCCGACCCGCCGGGCAAGGCCCTGGCCAA GCTGTCCGTGTGGTGCGCTCTCAGTTCCTACTCCTCCCACCACAAGGGGCAGGCTTCGGCCCGCCAGCGCAAGAGACAGCGAGAGGACATTGAG GATTACAGCAGCTTGTTCCCATTGGATGATACACAGCCATCCAAGCTGATGCGACTCCTAAGCTCCAATGAGGATGAGCCCGTCGTCCTGTCTAGCCCAG GCGACCGGACCATGAGCAGCTCCCTGTCCGCCTCCCAGCTTCACACGGTCAACATGAGAGACCCCCTCAACAGAGTCCTCG CGAATCTGTTCCTGCTCATCTCGTCCATCCTGGGCTCGAAGACGGCCGGCCCGCACACGCAGTTTGTGCAGAGCTTCATGGAGGAGTGCGTGGAGTGCCTGGAGCAGGGAACCCGCGGCAGCATCCTGCAGTTCATGCCTTTCACCATG GTGTCGGAGCTGGTGAAGCTGCCCGCCCTGGCCAAACCCAAAGTGGTCCTGGCCATAACGGACCTCACGCTGCCCCTGGGAAGGAGGGTGGCGGCCAAGGCCATCGCCGCCCTGTAG
- the med24 gene encoding mediator of RNA polymerase II transcription subunit 24 isoform X2, with translation MKVVNLKQAILHAWKERWSDYQWAINIKKNFPKGAKWDYLNLAEALLEQAMIGPSPNPLILSYLKYAISSQMVSYSSVLTAVSKFDDFSRELCVKSLLELMDMFSHQLSCHGKAEECMGLCRALLGVAVWLLQGCAWYAKRLREQGEAGGAGEASLRACQERLESLLLSTKNRALIHIARLEEQASWSSVEQAVSRVSENLGGLSNQTLRSKLEECLSLVKSIPQMLTVQSDPPLHTSFPSVHAFIMLEGTMNLTGETQPLVEQLMMIKRMQRIPAPLFVLEIWKACFTGLIESPEGTEELKWTAFTFLKIPQVLLRLKKYPQGEKDFMEDVNVAFEYLLKLTPLLDKADQRCNCDCLSLLLQECNKLGLLSEANTANLTAKREYAPRLKTAENANIQPNPGLILRAEPTVTNILKTVDADHSKSPEGLLGVLGHMLSGKSLDLLLAAAAATGKLKSFARKFIKLNEFPKHITGEGSKSASVRALLFDISFLMLCHVVQTYGSEVILSDPSPSGETPFFETWLQTCMPEEGKTLNPDHPCFRPESGKVESLVALLNNSSEMKLVQMKWHEICLSTPAAILEVLNAWENGVLSVESVQKITDNIKGKVCSMAICAVAWLVAHVRMLGLDERDKPQTMIRQLMTPLYGENTLQFYNERVVIMSSILEHMCADVFQQTGVALRPPVEGQEPVPYRNLLPAREPIREALGKQFRAVLRKAWVDSRALHLFESLLHMGGVFWFTNNLVKELLKETRQEWAMRAVELLYSIFCLDTQQITLTLLGHILPNLLTDSAHWHSLADPPGKALAKLSVWCALSSYSSHHKGQASARQRKRQREDIEDYSSLFPLDDTQPSKLMRLLSSNEDEPVVLSSPGDRTMSSSLSASQLHTVNMRDPLNRVLANLFLLISSILGSKTAGPHTQFVQSFMEECVECLEQGTRGSILQFMPFTMVSELVKLPALAKPKVVLAITDLTLPLGRRVAAKAIAAL, from the exons ATGGTGTCGTATTCAAGTGTGCTGACGGCAGTAAGTAAG TTTGACGACTTCTCCCGGGAGCTGTGCGTCAAGTCCCTGCTGGAACTGATGGACATGTTCTCCCACCAGCTCAG CTGCCACGGGAAGGCGGAGGAGTGCATGGGGCTGTGCCGCGCCCTGCTGGGCGTGGCCGTCTGGCTGCTGCAGGGCTGCGCCTGGTACGCCAAGCGGCTGCGGGAGCAGGGCGAGGCCGGGGGCGCGGGCGAGGCCAGCCTCCGGGCCTGCCAGGAGCGCCTGGAGAGCCTGCTGCTCAGCACCAAGAACAGGGCCCTCATCCACATCGCCCGCCTGGAGGAGCAGG CTTCTTGGTCCAGCGTAGAGCAAGCTGTGTCCAGAGTGTCAGAGAACCTCGGCGGTCTGTCCAATCAGACACTCAGAAGCAAGCTGGAGGAGTGCCTGTCATTGGTGAAGAG TATCCCCCAGATGCTGACAGTGCAGTCCGACCCTCCCTTGCACACCTCCTTCCCTTCCGTCCACGCCTTCATCATGCTGGAAGGTACCATGAACCTGACTGGGGAGACGCAGCCGCTGGTGGAGCAGCTGATGATGATCAAAAGGATGCAG CGCATCCCAGCCCCCCTGTTTGTGCTGGAGATCTGGAAGGCCTGCTTCACCGGGCTGATCGAGTCTCCGGAGGGCACGGAGGAGCTCAAGTGGACCGCCTTCACCTTCCTTAAG ATTCCCCAAGTCCTCCTCAGACTGAAGAAGTATCCCCAGGGAGAGAAG GACTTCATGGAGGACGTGAACGTGGCCTTTGAGTACCTTCTCAAACTCACGCCCCTGCTGGACAAGGCCGACCAGAGGTGCAA CTGCGACTGTCTCAGCCTGCTGCTCCAGGAGTGCAACAAGCTGGGTCTGCTGTCGGAGGCCAACACCGCCAACCTCACCGCCAAACG GGAGTACGCCCCACGTCTGAAGACAGCCGAAAACGCAAACATTCAGCCCAACCCGGGGCTCATCCTGCGGGCGGAACCCACCGTCACCAACATCCTGAAG ACCGTGGACGCGGATCACTCCAAGTCCCcggaggggctgctgggagttCTGGGACACATGCTGTCCGGGAAGAGCCTGGATCTCCTgctggccgccgccgcggcgacggGGAAGCTCAAGTCCTTCGCCAGGAAGTTCATCAA GCTCAATGAGTTTCCCAAGCACATCACCGGTGAAGGAT CCAAGTCGGCCTCGGTTCGGGCCCTGCTGTTCGACATATCCTTCCTGATGCTCTGCCACGTGGTGCAGACCTACGGGTCTGAG GTGATCCTGTCTGACCCCAGCCCTTCTGGGGAGACGCCCTTCTTCGAGACCTGGCTCCAGACCTGCATGCCGGAGGAGGGGAAGACCCTGAACCCGGACCACCCCTGCTTCAGGCCCGAGTCCGGCAAGGTGGAGAGCCTGGTGGCCCTGCTCAACAACTCCTCCGAGATGAAGCTTGT TCAGATGAAGTGGCATGAGATTTGCCTCAGCACGCCGGCGGCCATCTTGGAGGTGCTGAACGCCTGGGAGAACGGGGTGCTTTCGGTGGAGTCGGTGCAG AAGATCACGGACAACATCAAGGGGAAGGTGTGCAGCATGGCCATCTGCGCGGTGGCCTGGCTGGTGGCCCACGTGCGCATGCTGGGCCTGGACGAGCGGGACAAGCCCCAGACCATGATCCGCCAGCTGATGACGCCGCTCTACGGGGAGAACACGCTGCAGTTCTACAACGAGCG ggtgGTGATCATGAGCTCCATCCTGGAGCACATGTGCGCCGACGTCTTCCAGCAGACGGGCGTGGCGCTGCGGCCGCCCGTGGAGGGCCAGGAGCCCGTCCCGTACCGGAACCTGCTGCCGGCGCGCGAGCCCATCCGGGAGGCGCTGGGGAAGCAGTTCCGGGCCGTCCTGCGCAAGGCCTGGGTGGACAGCCGGGCCCTGCACCTCTTCGAGAGCCTGCTCCACATGGGCGGGGTCTTCTGGTTCACCAACAACCTGGTCAAG gagctgctgaaggagACGCGTCAGGAGTGGGCGATGCGGGCGGTGGAGCTGCTCTACAGCATCTTCTGCCTGGACACCCAGCAGATCACCCTCACCCTGCTGGGCCACATCCTGCCCAACCTGCTGACCGACTCGGCGCACTGGCACAGCCTGGCCGACCCGCCGGGCAAGGCCCTGGCCAA GCTGTCCGTGTGGTGCGCTCTCAGTTCCTACTCCTCCCACCACAAGGGGCAGGCTTCGGCCCGCCAGCGCAAGAGACAGCGAGAGGACATTGAG GATTACAGCAGCTTGTTCCCATTGGATGATACACAGCCATCCAAGCTGATGCGACTCCTAAGCTCCAATGAGGATGAGCCCGTCGTCCTGTCTAGCCCAG GCGACCGGACCATGAGCAGCTCCCTGTCCGCCTCCCAGCTTCACACGGTCAACATGAGAGACCCCCTCAACAGAGTCCTCG CGAATCTGTTCCTGCTCATCTCGTCCATCCTGGGCTCGAAGACGGCCGGCCCGCACACGCAGTTTGTGCAGAGCTTCATGGAGGAGTGCGTGGAGTGCCTGGAGCAGGGAACCCGCGGCAGCATCCTGCAGTTCATGCCTTTCACCATG GTGTCGGAGCTGGTGAAGCTGCCCGCCCTGGCCAAACCCAAAGTGGTCCTGGCCATAACGGACCTCACGCTGCCCCTGGGAAGGAGGGTGGCGGCCAAGGCCATCGCCGCCCTGTAG